Proteins co-encoded in one Puntigrus tetrazona isolate hp1 chromosome 20, ASM1883169v1, whole genome shotgun sequence genomic window:
- the LOC122324654 gene encoding cytochrome c oxidase subunit 7A2, mitochondrial isoform X1, producing the protein MYPMYFKTLLKTLQQVSRRQISSTVRRQLVNKVPDKQKLFQETNGMPVHLKGGVFDAVLYRSTMGLTVLGTVYVIYELLRAALPQKKN; encoded by the exons ATGTATCCCAtgtatttcaaaacacttttgaagACTCTGCAGCAGGTCTCCAGACGGCAGATCTCCAGCACCGTCCGCAGGCAGCTGGTCAACAAGGTGCCAGACAAACAGAAACTCTTCCAG gAGACCAATGGGATGCCAGTTCATCTGAAGGGAGGAGTCTTTGATGCTGTTCTTTACCGTTCAACTATGGGTCTCACAGTGCTAG GAACTGTATATGTCATATATGAGCTACTGAGGGCAGCCCTCCCTCAGAAGAAGAACTGA
- the LOC122324654 gene encoding cytochrome c oxidase subunit 7A2, mitochondrial isoform X2: MFRHFLTLQQVSRRQISSTVRRQLVNKVPDKQKLFQETNGMPVHLKGGVFDAVLYRSTMGLTVLGTVYVIYELLRAALPQKKN, translated from the exons ATGTTTCGACACTTTCtg ACTCTGCAGCAGGTCTCCAGACGGCAGATCTCCAGCACCGTCCGCAGGCAGCTGGTCAACAAGGTGCCAGACAAACAGAAACTCTTCCAG gAGACCAATGGGATGCCAGTTCATCTGAAGGGAGGAGTCTTTGATGCTGTTCTTTACCGTTCAACTATGGGTCTCACAGTGCTAG GAACTGTATATGTCATATATGAGCTACTGAGGGCAGCCCTCCCTCAGAAGAAGAACTGA